The stretch of DNA CCTCGGATGAAACCTGAGCAGTCATCTCTAACTCCCTGCTTTTATTGTTCTTTATCAAGATGTTCGCGGGCGAACCATCTCGCGATCGTACCAGTGCAAATTTGCCCAGTACAAGTCGGAATCATGCAGGTCGTTTTTGCATTTTTGCCTTATGGAGGAGGCTGGCCCTGGTGCTGGAAAACCGCGCCGATGGTGCGCCGCCGGGCATACCGCTCGCTGGCCTGGATCAGCTCTTCCAGCTCCTGCGGGGTAACGTCCAGGAACTGCTCGCGCTCGGCGAGGGCCTGCTTGAGGTCCTCGGCGCTGATCCCGGGGTTTTCGGTGGCGATTGGCATAAAGATCGGCGCAGCCGGTTCGCGGGTGCCCTTGGGGTAACGCGTGCGCGTGGCGTTGTTGTAGGCCAGCGCGCAGGCCAACAAGGCTGTGGCTCCCAGCATGACTGCGGCAAGTTCGTGCCAGCCCATGGCAATCGAGGCAGGGTCAGCCAGCACCAGGCTCATGGCCAGGCCGCCCGCCGGTGGATGCAGGCAGCGCAGCCAGCAGATCAGGATCACGGTCATCCCGGCAGCCAGGCATGCGCTGCCCAGCGTTCGGCCCAATACCCGGGCCACCAGCAGCGCAACGATCCCGGCACACAGGTAGCTGCCGATGATCGACCAGGGCTGGGCCAGCGCGCCGGAGGATACGGCAAACAGCAGCACCGCCGAGGCTCCCAGCGGGCCTATCAGGTGCAGGGCCACCTCGGTGCCGAACACCTGGGCGCACACCCAGACGCTGAACAGTGTGCCCAGGGCCATGCCGATGGCGGCACGACTCCATTCGGCAGGGCGGGTATTGATGGCAGCGGGTAACCAGCGAGCGAGCATTGACAGACGATCCGTGAAAAGCGGGCGAAAAAAAAGGCTTGCCTGGTTTCCCGGAAAAGCCCTTTAAAGAAGTTCCTGCATTTGGGGGAGGAACCTGCGCAGTGTGCCAATCGATGAAGACTGCTGCCAATGCATATTAATGCAGGTCAAGTGCAGTATTTTTGCAGTAAAACGTGTCAGCCAAACGGTATCAGGCGGGTTGGCGGTGGCATGGGGTTGCTGATCTTGCCCAGCACACGGTCATCGGTTTCCTCGTTGATCAGCAGGTTTTGTACATTTTCCCGCAGCGATGGATTGTTGGCCAATGGCCCCTTGAGCACCACCAGTGCATCACGCAGTTCCATGAGCCGATCCAGTTTTGGCAGCGGGATGTAACCCGCATTCACTCTGTCGCGGGACAAAGGCGCGACAGCGTCAGAGGTTGAGGGGGCGGGCAATCGACGGTCGGACACAAAACATTCCTCTAAATGAAATAAACGGCAG from Pseudomonas sp. NC02 encodes:
- a CDS encoding type VI secretion system contractile sheath small subunit; translated protein: MDRLMELRDALVVLKGPLANNPSLRENVQNLLINEETDDRVLGKISNPMPPPTRLIPFG
- a CDS encoding HPP family protein, giving the protein MLARWLPAAINTRPAEWSRAAIGMALGTLFSVWVCAQVFGTEVALHLIGPLGASAVLLFAVSSGALAQPWSIIGSYLCAGIVALLVARVLGRTLGSACLAAGMTVILICWLRCLHPPAGGLAMSLVLADPASIAMGWHELAAVMLGATALLACALAYNNATRTRYPKGTREPAAPIFMPIATENPGISAEDLKQALAEREQFLDVTPQELEELIQASERYARRRTIGAVFQHQGQPPP